A region of Ignavibacteriota bacterium DNA encodes the following proteins:
- a CDS encoding ABC transporter ATP-binding protein, with product MKELIRLYPYLLKYKNKLLLGFLFVTISNLASTYVPRIVGGAIDTISSGNFTMENLTTEIGKILILVFFSGFFMFWTRRTIIVASREIEYDLRHDMFDSIKVQSSTFFHKNPTGNLMAYATNDIPAAREFLGPAIMYSANTITTFSFALYFMFSLDPMIAIVGLLPLPIVAYVTYLIGKKIHIAFKDVQAQFAGLTTQAQESISGVRVIRAYTREAFENLRFAKLSREYLLKNLRLARLEAIMMPVLMVLVGLSQLGVLAYGGYQVIKGSATLGELTQFFIYLELLIWPVAAIGWITNLVQRGSASASRLGGLMEQKSTIFDDVETDTESLIPEGNIEFQNVSLKYGDGLPYALKNVSFKIDAGMTLGIVGSVGSGKTSLVNLITRLFDVTEGDILIDGKKIKSYSIESLRSVVGFVPQSSFLFSDTIENNLRFGNQNASMDDIIDASRKCKLIEEVKTFKDEFQTMLGERGVTLSGGQRQRVSIARALLKDPKILILDDSLSAVDTGTEDFVLRELKEFMKNRTTIIISHRLSSVKNADKIIVLDLGGVAEEGTHEELIALNGKYAEINKLQQIAEELDEF from the coding sequence ATGAAAGAATTAATAAGACTCTATCCCTATTTATTAAAATATAAGAACAAATTATTACTTGGTTTTCTGTTTGTAACTATCTCAAATTTAGCTTCAACTTATGTTCCGAGAATTGTAGGAGGAGCAATAGATACAATCAGTTCAGGCAATTTTACTATGGAAAACCTGACAACTGAAATCGGAAAAATTCTCATATTAGTATTTTTTAGTGGATTTTTCATGTTTTGGACTCGTAGAACTATAATTGTAGCATCAAGAGAAATTGAATATGATCTTCGTCATGACATGTTCGACTCTATCAAAGTACAATCCTCTACATTTTTCCACAAGAATCCGACCGGAAATTTGATGGCTTATGCAACCAACGATATCCCTGCTGCCCGCGAATTTCTCGGACCGGCGATAATGTACTCTGCTAATACAATCACTACATTTTCATTTGCTTTATACTTTATGTTCAGCCTTGACCCAATGATAGCAATAGTTGGGTTGCTCCCGCTTCCAATTGTTGCCTATGTGACCTATTTAATAGGTAAAAAAATTCATATTGCATTTAAGGATGTACAAGCCCAGTTTGCAGGATTGACAACTCAGGCTCAGGAATCAATATCAGGCGTCAGAGTTATTCGCGCTTATACACGTGAAGCTTTTGAGAACTTAAGATTTGCTAAACTGAGCAGAGAATATTTACTTAAAAATCTTCGCCTTGCCCGCCTTGAAGCAATTATGATGCCCGTTTTGATGGTTCTTGTTGGTCTTTCACAGCTCGGGGTCCTGGCTTATGGCGGGTATCAGGTAATTAAAGGAAGTGCTACACTTGGTGAATTAACTCAATTTTTCATTTATCTTGAACTTCTTATCTGGCCCGTGGCAGCAATAGGTTGGATAACAAATCTTGTTCAGCGTGGCTCTGCATCAGCCTCCAGGCTTGGAGGTCTGATGGAGCAAAAATCAACCATTTTTGATGATGTGGAAACAGATACTGAAAGCCTGATTCCTGAAGGAAATATAGAGTTTCAGAATGTATCACTCAAGTATGGCGATGGTCTCCCCTACGCTCTTAAGAACGTATCATTTAAGATAGATGCAGGTATGACACTCGGGATAGTTGGTAGTGTCGGAAGCGGCAAAACCAGTTTGGTTAATCTTATTACCCGCTTATTCGATGTTACTGAAGGTGATATATTAATTGATGGCAAAAAAATAAAATCTTACAGCATTGAAAGCTTGAGGTCTGTAGTTGGATTTGTGCCGCAATCCTCATTCCTTTTTTCAGATACTATTGAAAACAATCTGAGATTTGGCAATCAAAATGCAAGTATGGATGACATTATCGATGCCTCAAGAAAATGTAAGTTGATTGAAGAAGTTAAGACATTCAAAGATGAATTTCAGACTATGCTCGGTGAGCGAGGTGTAACTCTTTCCGGTGGACAGAGACAACGCGTATCTATAGCCCGAGCACTGCTAAAAGACCCAAAAATTCTTATTCTTGACGATTCACTTTCGGCAGTAGATACCGGTACAGAAGATTTTGTTCTCAGGGAGCTGAAAGAATTTATGAAAAACCGTACTACAATAATAATCTCACACAGATTATCTTCAGTTAAGAATGCTGATAAAATAATTGTGCTTGATTTGGGAGGTGTAGCAGAAGAAGGTACTCACGAAGAACTTATTGCACTTAATGGCAAGTATGCAGAAATCAACAAACTACAACAAATAGCCGAAGAACTTGATGAGTTCTGA
- a CDS encoding hemerythrin family protein — MALISWNNSLSVNVTKFDDQHKVLVNLINDLHEAMMNGKGKLVIGKILQDLTSYSESHFAEEEKYFAQYSYPKTVTHIKEHRDFINKVIDFRQGYDSGKLSISVEVINFLKTWLQNHINVVDKEYSDFFNSKGLK, encoded by the coding sequence ATGGCTTTAATCAGTTGGAACAATAGCTTGAGTGTTAATGTTACAAAATTTGACGACCAACATAAAGTTTTAGTCAATTTAATAAATGATTTGCATGAAGCAATGATGAATGGAAAAGGCAAATTAGTTATTGGAAAAATATTGCAGGATTTAACATCCTATTCTGAGTCTCATTTTGCTGAAGAAGAAAAGTATTTTGCTCAATATAGTTATCCTAAAACAGTTACTCATATCAAAGAACATCGCGATTTTATCAACAAAGTAATTGATTTCAGACAAGGTTATGACAGCGGTAAATTGTCAATTTCAGTCGAAGTTATTAATTTTCTTAAAACTTGGCTTCAAAATCATATTAATGTGGTTGATAAAGAGTATTCAGATTTCTTCAATTCCAAAGGTCTGAAATAA
- a CDS encoding cache domain-containing protein: MKLIKNIDKKKFLLTVVLPAFIAQALFIGLIFAVIIPYFNHNLIEAKKEMILELINSSICIAEKHFHDAEVGLITHQEAQEIAIQSIASIRYGTANKDYIWITDTVPNMIMHPYRKDLIGKNIENFTDLNGKKMFAEMVEKVNINGEGYVDYMWQWMDDSTKIVPKISYIKEFKEWNWILGTGVYIEDVRSSISRVVKSMIWISLGIFILISFLLVVIARRNLKVERERNKAEQRLKESNEKYKSLVEASTDGTLLFLNGECVYKNITICKLINCADKFTLKPNLEGIISSNSVNDLQTINEFLNSDHDSFKIETKIVALENHQINVLISFSKVFLSGSRGLIIVIKDLSRDTNEPEFEQSMKIISNNVSEGLKYGIFKASADRKARLIEANTSFAGILGYNSIDEIKNIDLFNLFENVKERREFISLLFENRYIPEFRASIINKDKTVRYLFISAVLNKQNDDNTVYIEGFVKENAPSANISIHNQKLLSYLISQTALMNLSAKDVRLDSIPVCSDELIIKDALELLEFQNSDVLMHKSNLNKTFGFVSKDTIFNQLSSGKFSINERCIFESFTIENVFKSDITVIKCVLELIGNQKSFVLINDNGSIKQLKISSLRYLLENFSGLITKKPEISESLFELKQILSDLPNNIENYIKSGTNLKIITKTITNLSEEITKKLISNSIKQLGNPPAEFAFLALGSEGRSEQGLSTDQDNAIIIKDLTDNIDEVRSYFLNLAEIVNKQLDYVGYKLCTGDIMAKNPRWNEPLQVWKQYFHGWITLPEPQNLIDSSIFFDFRSIYGSSELSEELRKYINSTIRSNPAFLSQMALMSINYKLPVGIFGKIQTESKENQSDKFNLKNALRLLVNIVRLYAMKFNINETNTLLRLEALHNNNHISTAFYEDVKLSFEYLMNLQFKNQTRNISHGLPAGNYLNISTLSETEISFLKLILGNISTFQSKIKFDFGIN; encoded by the coding sequence ATGAAATTAATCAAAAATATTGACAAGAAGAAGTTCCTGCTGACAGTAGTTTTGCCGGCATTTATTGCTCAGGCGCTTTTTATTGGATTGATTTTCGCAGTTATTATTCCATACTTTAATCATAATTTGATTGAAGCTAAAAAAGAAATGATTCTTGAACTGATTAATTCAAGTATTTGTATTGCAGAAAAGCACTTCCATGATGCAGAAGTCGGATTAATAACTCATCAGGAAGCACAGGAAATTGCAATTCAATCTATTGCCAGTATTCGCTATGGAACTGCAAATAAGGACTATATCTGGATTACTGATACAGTTCCTAATATGATAATGCACCCATACCGAAAGGATTTAATCGGAAAAAATATCGAGAATTTCACCGATCTTAATGGCAAAAAAATGTTTGCTGAAATGGTCGAAAAAGTAAACATTAATGGTGAAGGTTATGTTGACTATATGTGGCAATGGATGGATGATTCAACTAAAATTGTTCCTAAAATATCGTATATTAAGGAATTTAAAGAATGGAACTGGATTTTAGGTACCGGAGTCTATATTGAAGATGTGAGAAGCAGTATAAGCCGAGTAGTTAAATCTATGATTTGGATTTCTTTGGGAATCTTCATTCTTATATCATTTTTATTGGTTGTAATTGCAAGAAGAAATTTGAAAGTCGAGCGTGAGCGCAATAAAGCCGAACAACGTCTGAAAGAATCCAACGAAAAATATAAATCTCTTGTCGAGGCATCAACCGACGGTACACTTTTGTTTCTAAACGGCGAATGTGTTTACAAAAATATTACAATTTGCAAACTGATTAATTGTGCTGACAAATTCACACTAAAGCCCAATCTGGAAGGTATTATTTCAAGTAATTCAGTTAATGACTTGCAGACAATTAATGAATTTTTAAATTCCGATCATGATTCTTTCAAAATAGAAACAAAAATAGTTGCTTTAGAAAATCATCAGATTAATGTGCTTATTAGTTTTTCTAAAGTATTTTTATCCGGTTCCAGAGGCTTAATTATAGTAATCAAGGATTTATCTCGAGATACAAATGAACCCGAATTTGAACAGTCAATGAAAATAATATCAAATAACGTCTCTGAGGGCTTAAAGTATGGCATATTCAAAGCAAGTGCTGATAGAAAAGCCAGACTTATTGAAGCAAATACTTCATTTGCCGGAATATTAGGATATAATTCAATTGATGAAATCAAAAATATTGACTTGTTCAATTTGTTTGAGAATGTCAAAGAACGCCGTGAATTCATTTCTTTACTTTTTGAAAATCGCTATATTCCTGAATTCAGAGCAAGCATTATAAATAAAGATAAGACCGTTAGATATTTATTCATAAGTGCTGTCTTAAATAAACAAAATGACGACAATACCGTATATATCGAAGGTTTTGTAAAAGAAAATGCCCCATCAGCAAATATTTCTATTCATAATCAGAAGTTATTAAGCTATTTAATCTCACAAACTGCTTTAATGAATTTGTCAGCAAAAGATGTTCGTTTAGATTCAATTCCTGTATGTAGTGATGAATTAATAATTAAGGATGCTTTGGAATTATTGGAATTTCAAAATTCTGATGTATTGATGCACAAAAGTAACCTAAATAAAACATTTGGTTTTGTTTCAAAAGATACAATTTTCAATCAATTGTCAAGTGGAAAATTCAGTATTAATGAACGTTGCATTTTTGAATCTTTCACAATTGAAAATGTATTCAAATCCGATATTACTGTCATTAAATGTGTTTTGGAATTGATAGGTAATCAAAAATCTTTCGTACTAATTAATGACAACGGCTCGATTAAGCAACTTAAAATTTCATCTCTTAGATATTTGTTGGAGAATTTTTCAGGCTTAATAACGAAGAAACCGGAGATTTCAGAGAGTTTATTTGAGCTTAAGCAAATCCTTAGTGATCTGCCTAATAATATTGAAAATTATATCAAATCCGGAACTAATCTTAAAATTATTACAAAAACGATAACAAATTTAAGTGAAGAAATTACTAAAAAGCTTATATCCAATTCAATCAAACAACTTGGAAATCCTCCTGCGGAATTCGCATTTCTTGCGCTCGGAAGTGAAGGACGCTCAGAACAGGGTTTATCAACCGACCAGGATAATGCAATAATTATCAAGGATTTAACTGATAACATTGATGAAGTTAGAAGTTATTTTCTGAATTTGGCAGAGATTGTCAATAAACAGCTTGATTATGTTGGATATAAATTATGTACCGGTGATATAATGGCTAAAAATCCCAGATGGAATGAGCCATTACAGGTTTGGAAACAATATTTCCATGGCTGGATTACACTACCTGAACCACAAAATCTGATTGATTCAAGCATATTTTTTGATTTCAGGTCCATTTATGGTAGTTCAGAATTATCAGAAGAATTAAGGAAATATATTAATTCTACAATTAGAAGCAATCCGGCATTTTTGAGTCAAATGGCTTTGATGTCAATTAATTACAAACTTCCGGTCGGAATCTTCGGCAAAATTCAGACCGAATCAAAAGAAAACCAATCGGACAAATTCAATTTGAAAAATGCACTCAGACTTCTTGTAAATATTGTAAGACTTTATGCAATGAAATTTAATATCAATGAAACCAACACATTATTGAGACTTGAAGCACTACATAATAATAACCATATTTCAACAGCTTTTTATGAGGATGTAAAACTCAGTTTTGAGTATTTAATGAATTTACAGTTCAAAAATCAAACCAGAAATATATCCCACGGACTTCCTGCCGGTAATTATCTGAATATTTCTACACTTTCTGAAACTGAGATTTCATTCCTTAAACTAATTCTTGGAAATATTTCAACATTTCAGTCAAAAATTAAGTTTGATTTTGGAATCAATTAA
- a CDS encoding metallophosphoesterase yields MKIGIISDIHEDAERLLSAIKSLEKYNCDYLVCLGDISGFDERFYSFKYSKNLDYCVDIIKVNCRVVLPGNHDLFHLKKLPEYNTVFHFPDNWYELDFKERKSLSNGLIWLYDKDYPIRNIYKFSTLFEDFINKYIIENEEIKILLTHSVAPDISGFLTKKPVKLNDFINHFQFLENNNCKIGISGHLHPNGLLRITGKKVNHPKFALMEISEDTKSQFIIPCIADGIQDNGFTILDTKSKTIESIPLRTPKHSGFFL; encoded by the coding sequence GTGAAAATTGGCATCATTTCAGATATACATGAAGACGCAGAAAGACTTTTATCAGCAATTAAAAGTCTTGAAAAGTACAACTGCGATTATCTGGTCTGTCTCGGTGATATATCCGGATTTGATGAAAGATTTTACAGCTTCAAATACAGCAAAAATTTAGATTATTGTGTTGATATTATAAAAGTGAATTGCCGGGTTGTATTGCCCGGCAATCACGATTTATTTCATCTAAAAAAATTGCCTGAATATAATACAGTATTTCATTTTCCTGATAATTGGTATGAACTTGATTTTAAAGAAAGAAAGTCTTTGAGTAACGGGCTTATATGGCTCTATGATAAAGATTATCCTATAAGAAATATTTACAAATTCAGTACTCTCTTTGAAGATTTTATAAACAAATATATAATTGAGAATGAAGAAATCAAAATTCTGCTAACTCATTCAGTTGCTCCCGATATTTCAGGATTTTTAACAAAAAAACCTGTCAAATTAAATGATTTTATAAATCATTTTCAATTCCTTGAAAATAATAATTGTAAAATTGGAATTTCAGGTCACTTACATCCAAATGGCTTGCTTCGAATAACTGGAAAAAAAGTAAACCATCCAAAGTTTGCATTAATGGAAATTTCAGAGGATACAAAATCTCAGTTTATAATTCCTTGTATCGCAGATGGCATACAGGATAACGGTTTCACAATATTAGACACTAAATCAAAAACGATAGAATCCATTCCACTTAGAACTCCTAAACACAGCGGTTTCTTCCTATGA
- a CDS encoding cation acetate symporter, translated as MIYDVSIYAIVVFVLFVVAVLGLSFFFARKSKSASGYYAAGGNIHWAVNGIAFAGDYLSAASFLGICGMIAFYGYDGFIYSIGYLAGWVVALFIVAEPLKRMGKYTFTDALDFKFDSRAIKLTAAISTLVVSIFYLIPQMVGAGVIITPLLGFPHWVGVVLVGSIVVFIVATAGMTSTTYVQFIKGGLLILFSIIITYYVLNNGLNLQPGENYHKFQTVPVQVDNGKVTSIENEGYNFIGQVDDGNHSFIYLDESGSPSWWKLMQNDEGYYLEEALSIITKPDGTKLYNGAPKEERKFFQVGHLNKIIFDGKEVEKTGPLGPFDYIKVLEQSEVTRFTKKILTYEDNQVTIFYQEITSGKDIMKPGLFYKMDGPNSLWARIDFISLMLALFLGTSALPHILIRYYTVPSQSAARKSTIVAILAIGFFYMLTLYLGTGAMVNGTLDPENSNMAAPLLSKAFGVLLFSIISAIAFATILGTVSGLIVASSGAVAHDLMDKYMQVKMTENQKVMAGRISAVVVGVFAIILGIIFQGQNVSFLVGLAFAIAASANLPAIVMLLFWKKTTSKGIAWAIVVGMCSALIIILLSPTMYEIYGLDPATAIIPLKNPGIISIPLGFLTLIVVSLMTKKFRSNHKD; from the coding sequence ATGATTTATGATGTCTCCATTTATGCGATTGTAGTATTCGTACTATTTGTAGTTGCTGTACTCGGACTTTCGTTTTTCTTTGCACGTAAATCAAAATCTGCCAGTGGTTATTATGCTGCCGGTGGGAATATTCATTGGGCTGTAAATGGTATTGCTTTTGCAGGTGATTACTTGTCAGCTGCTTCATTCCTTGGTATCTGCGGAATGATAGCATTTTATGGCTATGATGGATTTATATATTCCATAGGTTATCTTGCCGGATGGGTCGTTGCACTTTTTATAGTTGCAGAGCCTCTTAAGAGAATGGGTAAATATACATTTACAGATGCGCTCGATTTTAAATTCGACTCAAGAGCAATTAAGCTGACAGCTGCAATCAGTACATTAGTTGTCTCAATATTTTATTTAATTCCTCAGATGGTTGGTGCCGGAGTTATTATTACACCTCTGCTTGGATTTCCTCACTGGGTTGGTGTGGTATTAGTTGGTTCAATTGTAGTGTTTATAGTTGCTACAGCTGGAATGACTTCTACAACTTACGTGCAGTTTATTAAAGGCGGTTTGCTTATACTTTTTTCAATAATCATCACATATTATGTTCTCAATAATGGATTAAATCTTCAGCCGGGTGAAAACTATCACAAGTTCCAGACAGTACCTGTTCAGGTTGATAATGGTAAAGTTACCTCAATTGAAAATGAAGGGTATAATTTTATCGGGCAGGTTGATGATGGCAATCATTCATTTATTTATCTTGATGAAAGCGGTTCGCCTTCATGGTGGAAATTAATGCAAAATGATGAAGGATATTACCTTGAAGAAGCACTTTCAATAATTACAAAACCTGATGGCACAAAACTTTATAACGGTGCTCCAAAAGAAGAAAGAAAATTCTTCCAGGTAGGACATTTGAATAAAATAATATTTGACGGTAAAGAAGTTGAAAAAACCGGTCCACTTGGTCCGTTTGATTATATTAAAGTTCTCGAACAGTCTGAAGTAACAAGATTTACAAAAAAGATTCTTACTTACGAGGACAACCAAGTTACAATCTTTTATCAGGAAATTACTTCCGGTAAAGATATTATGAAACCCGGATTATTCTATAAAATGGATGGTCCAAATTCACTTTGGGCAAGGATTGACTTTATTTCACTGATGCTTGCTCTGTTCTTGGGAACTTCAGCTCTTCCCCACATTCTAATCAGATACTATACTGTGCCGAGCCAGAGTGCCGCAAGAAAGTCAACAATTGTTGCAATTCTTGCAATTGGCTTTTTCTATATGCTTACCCTTTATCTCGGAACGGGTGCTATGGTTAACGGAACTTTAGACCCTGAGAACTCAAATATGGCGGCTCCGCTTCTTTCCAAAGCATTTGGTGTACTCCTCTTCTCAATAATTTCAGCAATAGCTTTTGCTACCATTTTAGGAACCGTCAGCGGTTTGATTGTTGCATCTTCAGGCGCAGTTGCTCACGATTTGATGGACAAGTACATGCAAGTTAAAATGACTGAAAATCAAAAAGTTATGGCTGGGAGAATTAGTGCTGTGGTTGTGGGTGTTTTTGCAATCATTTTGGGGATTATTTTTCAAGGACAAAATGTAAGCTTCCTTGTTGGACTGGCTTTTGCAATTGCCGCATCAGCAAATCTTCCCGCAATAGTAATGCTGTTATTCTGGAAAAAAACCACATCAAAGGGCATTGCATGGGCTATTGTTGTAGGTATGTGCTCTGCTCTGATTATAATTTTATTATCTCCTACAATGTATGAAATTTATGGGCTGGATCCGGCTACTGCGATTATACCTTTAAAGAATCCGGGTATAATTTCTATTCCACTTGGATTTCTAACACTGATAGTAGTATCATTAATGACCAAAAAATTCCGTAGTAATCATAAAGACTGA
- a CDS encoding DUF485 domain-containing protein: MLHGPAVELGKDNSIPKKTRLGVILFIIYSVVYAGFVYIGTVHPESLGLATLGGLNLAFVYGMGLILLAAIMGLAYNYFCTRYERLYNKEEEIK, translated from the coding sequence ATGTTACATGGTCCGGCAGTTGAGTTGGGAAAAGACAACTCCATACCGAAGAAGACTCGCCTCGGTGTAATTCTTTTCATAATTTACTCTGTTGTCTATGCAGGATTTGTATATATTGGGACAGTTCACCCCGAAAGCTTGGGTTTAGCAACTCTTGGTGGATTAAACCTTGCTTTTGTTTACGGAATGGGGTTGATTTTATTAGCCGCAATAATGGGTTTAGCATACAATTACTTTTGCACAAGGTACGAAAGACTATACAATAAAGAGGAGGAAATAAAATGA
- a CDS encoding methyl-accepting chemotaxis protein, producing the protein MFRIRGLTFQLSLLILTSAGIISVLLYGYNFYNSANILYKEVDKNATSTVEKFAFRIESIVKNVEKVAYLSRNFIEETNPTEEELERFLRRTVERNNEIFGSSICYEPYMFDSTINLFSKYYYKDGGDIKSADLSSVNYYYPEQNWYKVSKEFNTSNWSEPYYDEGGGNILMTTFSIPIYKHTLEGQVFRGVITCDLSLTWLKDLISEMNVYENGYGFLISKEGRFIAHPDTSLIMNKTMFDLANDSAIPVLNELGKRMIAGERGDITTTSVVLGTKSLVRFYPVEQNGWSLAVLFPHKEIYSDLFSLGIEVVVFGFLGFVLLFLVLVWISKKLSKPLNVIMQASEKIAIGDLKTATELSFEYSELYKQISDDSGKKGRKIYNEIIRLFISIDQMTANLYRLIGQVQRSGIQVGSSTNEITASSRELEANASQQAASTKEVSATSRQISETSSELSDSIDNINKKATYTLDIAHKGKESLAGLEDAIGNLNLSTKSITNKLSVINERANKISSVVTAINKISEQTNLLSFNAAIEAEKAGEYGKGFAVVAREISRLADQTAVATEDIEKMVKEMQSSVSSGVMEMDKFSDEVRKGAGHIYSVAEQLGEVIEQVNDFAPSFNKFAGGMQLQTESAMQISDTMTQLAKASEQSKEALAEFRKASSQLNEAVMILQTEVKKFIL; encoded by the coding sequence ATGTTTAGAATTCGTGGATTAACTTTTCAGTTATCACTACTGATATTGACTTCAGCAGGTATAATATCAGTTCTACTGTATGGTTATAACTTTTATAACTCAGCAAATATACTATATAAGGAGGTAGATAAAAATGCTACATCAACTGTCGAGAAATTTGCATTTCGAATCGAATCAATAGTTAAAAATGTTGAAAAAGTTGCCTATCTAAGTCGTAATTTTATTGAAGAAACTAATCCTACAGAAGAAGAATTAGAGAGGTTTCTAAGAAGAACTGTCGAAAGGAACAACGAAATTTTTGGTTCGAGTATTTGCTATGAACCGTATATGTTTGATTCTACAATAAATCTTTTTTCAAAGTATTATTATAAAGATGGTGGTGATATAAAATCAGCTGATTTATCATCAGTTAATTATTACTACCCCGAACAGAACTGGTACAAAGTTTCCAAAGAATTTAACACATCAAATTGGAGTGAACCATATTATGATGAGGGTGGTGGCAATATACTGATGACTACTTTTTCAATTCCTATTTATAAGCATACTCTTGAAGGGCAGGTATTTCGTGGTGTTATTACCTGCGATTTATCTCTTACATGGCTGAAAGATCTAATCTCTGAAATGAATGTTTATGAGAATGGTTATGGTTTCTTAATATCAAAAGAAGGACGGTTTATAGCACATCCTGACACTAGTCTCATAATGAACAAAACTATGTTCGACTTGGCTAATGATTCTGCAATACCGGTTCTTAACGAATTAGGAAAAAGAATGATAGCCGGTGAACGCGGAGATATTACAACAACTTCTGTAGTATTAGGAACTAAGTCGCTTGTAAGGTTCTATCCTGTTGAACAAAACGGATGGTCACTTGCTGTACTTTTCCCTCATAAAGAAATATACAGTGATTTATTTTCATTAGGTATAGAAGTCGTTGTGTTTGGATTTCTTGGATTTGTGTTATTGTTTCTTGTTTTGGTCTGGATATCAAAAAAGTTATCAAAACCATTAAATGTCATTATGCAGGCATCCGAAAAGATTGCAATAGGCGACTTGAAAACTGCTACCGAATTATCATTTGAATATAGCGAATTATATAAACAGATTTCTGATGACAGCGGAAAAAAAGGAAGAAAGATTTATAATGAAATTATACGCTTATTCATATCAATAGACCAAATGACTGCTAATTTATATAGATTGATTGGACAAGTTCAGCGGTCAGGTATTCAGGTCGGCAGCTCGACTAATGAGATAACAGCTTCCTCAAGAGAGCTTGAAGCAAATGCCTCACAGCAGGCAGCATCTACAAAAGAAGTAAGCGCTACAAGCAGGCAGATTTCAGAGACATCATCTGAACTTTCAGACTCGATTGACAATATTAACAAAAAAGCTACTTATACATTGGATATTGCACACAAAGGTAAGGAAAGTCTTGCCGGACTCGAAGATGCAATAGGAAACCTGAACCTGTCTACAAAATCAATCACAAATAAATTATCTGTTATAAATGAAAGAGCAAACAAAATTAGCAGTGTTGTAACTGCAATCAATAAAATTTCCGAGCAAACTAATCTGCTATCGTTCAATGCTGCAATCGAAGCTGAAAAAGCCGGTGAATACGGCAAAGGATTTGCAGTTGTCGCACGAGAAATCAGTCGTCTTGCTGACCAAACTGCTGTTGCAACCGAAGATATCGAAAAAATGGTTAAAGAAATGCAATCATCTGTATCTTCAGGCGTTATGGAAATGGATAAATTCAGCGATGAAGTTCGAAAAGGCGCAGGTCATATTTATTCAGTTGCCGAACAGCTTGGAGAAGTAATTGAGCAGGTTAATGATTTTGCACCAAGCTTTAATAAGTTTGCCGGTGGTATGCAGCTCCAAACCGAATCTGCGATGCAAATAAGCGATACAATGACGCAACTTGCTAAAGCGTCTGAGCAATCTAAAGAAGCACTTGCTGAATTTCGTAAGGCAAGTAGTCAGCTTAATGAAGCTGTGATGATTTTACAAACTGAAGTGAAAAAATTTATTTTATAA